CGGGCTTAATTATCCCTGCAGAGATTACGGTATTTGAAGACCGTTCATTTACATTTATTACTAAAACTCCACCTGCAGCAGTGTTGCTAAAGAAAGCAGCAGGAATTGATACTGCATCTGGAGAGCCTAACCGAAACAAGGTGGCTACATTAAAGCGTGATAAAGTACGCGAGATCGCGGAAACTAAAATGCCAGACTTAAACGCTGCTGATGTAGAAGCAGCTATGCGTATGGTAGAAGGTACTGCCCGTAGCATGGGAATTGTTATTGAAGACTAATTAAACCCATGTTTGTAGATGGAGGTTGCGAGTAAAGGATGTCTTATCCTGCCTGCAAGTGCAGGTTCGCAACCTTTATTAGTGGGAGGTCTAACCGCTAAAACCACAATTGAGGAGGAAATGAAATTGGCTAAGAAAGGTAAAAAGTACCAAGATGCACTGAAAGCCGTTGACCGTGAAAAAGTTTACGGTGCGAGCGAAGCAGTGGAGCTTGTGAAAGAAACAGCAACAGCAAAGTTTGATGAAACTGTTGAACTTGCTGCACGTTTAGGTGTAGATCCAAAGAAAGCAGACCAACAAATCCGTGGAGCAGTTGTTCTTCCACACGGAACAGGTAAAACTCAACGAGTTCTTGTTTTCGCTAAAGGGGACAAAGCGAAGGAAGCGGAAGCTGCTGGTGCAGATTATGTAGGAGAAGAAGACTTAATCAACAAAGTAAACCAAGGTTGGTTCGACTTCGATGTAGTTGTTGCAACTCCTGACATGATGGCACAAGTAGGTAAACTTGGTCGTGTATTAGGACCTAAAGGTCTTATGCCAAACCCTAAGACAGGTACTGTAACATTTGAAGTTGAAAAAGCTGTTAACGAAATCAAGGCTGGTAAAGTAGAATACCGCGTTGATAAAGCTGGAAACATCCATGTACCGATTGGAAAAGTTTCTTTCGACACGGACAAGCTTGTTGAAAACTTCGAAACAATTATTGATACATTGTTAAAAGCAAAGCCTGCAGCAGCAAAAGGAACTTATATGCGCAATGTTGCGGTAGCTTCAACAATGGGACCTGGACTTAAGGTAGATATTTCCAGCTATAAAGGTTAATTAGATATTGACTTCGCTAACCGAAGTCGATATACTAGTTTTTGTTAATTAAATAAATCGTCATACCGTAGACAGTAGGTGCATAATTAATTGCTTAATTCCCTACCGAGGTAAGTAACGTATGGATCCTATTTTTAAAAAATAGGTTTTCGGATATTACTGCCTCCATGTGTCTGCATGGGGGCATTTTTTATACGGTACGGTATGAACAATCTTGCACAGGAGGTGTCATGATGAGCGCTGTTATCGAAAAGAAAAAGCAACTTGTTGATGAAATTACAACAAAGCTTAAAGAAAGCCAATCTACAATTGTTGTAGATTACCGTGGACTTGACGTTGCAGAAGTGACTGAACTTCGTAAGCAACTTCGTGAAGCGAATGTAGACTTCAAAGTTTACAAAAACTCAATGGTTCGACGTGCGACAGCTGAAGCTGGACTAACTGATATTGATGAGCAATTAGTAGGGCCGACAGCAATTGCATTTTGTAACGATGATGTAATTGCTCCTGCGAAAGTGTTAAATAACTTCGCTAAAGAACATCAAGACCTTGAGCTTAAAGCTGGTATTATCGAAGGTCGCGTAGCTTCTTTAGAAGAAGTAAAAGCACTTGCGGAACTACCATCTCGCGACGGATTACTTGGAATGCTACTCAGCGTTATGCAAGCTCCAGTACGAAACTTTGCATTGGCTACAAAAGCTGTTGCAGAGCAAAAAGAAGAGCAAGGTGCATAATCGGAACATACCAATTTGTCGCCTAGCGGTTTAAAATAATTAAAATTATAGGAGGAAAACAAAATGACTAAAGAGCAAATTATTGATGCGATTAAAGAAATGTCTGTTTTAGAATTAAACGATCTAGTTAAAGCGATCGAGGAAGAGTTTGGAGTAGAAGCTGCAGCTCCTGTAGCTGTTGCAGGCGGTGGCGCTGCTGAAGCTGCTGAAGAGCAAACTGAATTTGACGTAGTACTTGAGTCTGCAGGTGCATCTAAGATCAACGTAATTAAAGTTGTTCGTGAAATCACTGGCCTAGGCTTAAAAGATGCAAAAGCACTAGTAGACGGAGCGCCAGAAACACTTAAAGAAGGCGTATCTAAAGAAGAAGCTGATGAAATGAAAGCTAAGCTTGAAGAAGCTGGAGCTAGCATCGAGCTTAAGTAAGCTTGACAATGGTTTATTGAAAAACTCGCTTTGGAGACAAAGCGAGTTTTTTCGTATCACTTGATAAATAACCTAATAAAAAGTATGTTGTGCGACGACAATGGTAAAAGGTATAGTAGTTTGATTGGAGGTGTTCCAATGTCTAATCATTATTATTCAGAAAAACCAGAAGTGGAAAGTCAGAGAAAGAAGATTACCGAAACAATTAATGAAGTAACTTTTCAGTATATTGTTGATAGAGGTATTTTTTCTAAAAAAGGAATAGACTTCGGTTCAAAGTTGTTAATAGAAACATTTGAAGAAACATTAGATGTGGCAGGACCGATTGCTGATGTCGGTTGTGGTTGGGGACCAATTGGTATTGCGATCGCAAAACGATACGAAAATCGGAAGGTACACATGTTTGATATAAATGAACGTGCAATTTCATTGTCAATCGAAAACGCGAAGGTTAATGGTGTTGGTAATGTAGTTGTAGAGCAAAATAATTTGTTAGAGAACCAACCGGATGAATTTTATTCCGCTATTGTTTCGAACCCTCCGATCAGGGCTGGGAAAGAAGTTATTTTCAAGTTGTATGAGCAAGCAGTAGAAGCATTGAAGTTAAACGGTGAGCTTTGGCTAGTGATACAAAAGAAGCAAGGTGCTCCTTCTACGATGAAAAAACTAGAAGAATTAGGGCTAGATGTCGAGATTGTAAACAAGTCAAAAGGATTTTTCATTATAAGAGGGAAAAAGATTGACTCAACAAATTAGTTGTGTTAATGTTATTTAATGCGTATGAATATAAAGTTGAAAATGGGGCAAATATGCTTTTAAATTCAAGGTTAGTATGATGACTAGAGTTTAAAAAGTCAAGCCTTTGTTTTCTTATGCTATCATCTTTATCAAAAAAGATGATGGAAAAAATAGGTGATGTGTATAAAAAGGGTGAATTTGGACAAACTATTAACGTCTTTTATGCTTTGACTAGGTAGAAGTCTTACAGGCCCTTTTTTTGTTTTTTACATAATGATTTACATCTAAATTGGTTGCTTCGATAAAGTGATTGCTTTATAGGCCGCCTGTTGAGAATGAATGAGCAGCTCGAGTATTTTATTCTATGAGCTCGAGGTTCATTCATTCTCAAAAGCTTCACAATGAAAAGTGAAGTGACAAGCATTACGCTTGGCTGCGGTCCAAAAAAAGTGAGAATAGCAACCTTGTCTAGGGTGTTTTTCCTAAGAGGTAGAAAATAGCACATCACAAGTAAAAAAAGGCAATGCCTGAAAAAAGTGTATCAAAGAATGGCAAGTACAAATGGTATACCATTCTTATGATGATAAAAACGTTAGTTTTTAAGGGGTGAATCAGTTGACAGGTCAACTAGTTCAGTATGGACGCCACCGTCAGAGAAGGAGCTATGCCCGAATCAATGAAGTGTTGGATCTTCCAAACTTAATTGAGATTCAAACAGCTTCTTATCAATGGTTTCTTGATGAAGGTATTCGCGAGATGTTCGGAGACATCTCTCCAATTGAAGATTTTACTGGTAATTTGGTGCTTGAGTTTATTGATTATAGCTTAGGGGAACCGAAATATTCAGTAGAAGATTCCAAAGAACGAGATGTAACGTATTCGGCTCCGCTTCGTGTGAAGGTACGTCTCATTAATAAAGAGACAGGTGAAGTGAAAGAGCAAGAAGTGTTTATGGGAGATTTCCCTCTCATGACTGATACGGGAACATTTGTCATTAATGGTGCAGAACGAGTAATTGTTTCTCAACTCGTCCGTTCACCAAGTGTTTATTACAGTGAGAAGATTGACAAAAACGGAAAGAAGGGCTTTACGACTACTGTAATCCCGAACCGTGGTGCATGGTTGGAATTAGAAACAGACGCAAAAGACGTCGTTTATGTTCGTATAGACCGCACGCGTAAAATCCCTGTCACTGTATTGTTACGTGCTCTTGGATTTGGTTCAGATCAAGAGATCATTGATCTATTAGGTGAAGATGAGTATTTACGTAACACGCTTGAAAAAGATAATACAGATGGCTCTGAAAAAGCGCTACTGGAAATCTACGAACGTCTTCGTCCTGGAGAGCCTCCAACAGTCGATAATGCAAAAAGTTTGTTAGAATCACGTTTCTTTGATCCGAAACGATATGATTTAGCGAATGTTGGTCGATATAAGATTAATAAAAAACTGCATATTAAAAACCGTCTTTTCAACCAACGCCTAGCAGAAACACTTGTTGATCCTGACACAGGAGAAGTGTTAGCAGAAGAGGGTGCGTTGATCGATCGCAGATTATTAGATCGTTTACTTCCTTATTTAGAAAATAATGTCGGTTTTAAACATATCACTCTTCACGGTGGAGTGGTTGAAGATGAAGAAGTAGATCTTCAATCCGTCTTGATTCACCCTCCAAATGGTACAGAAGAGGATGAACCGATTCGCGTAATTGGTAATGGGGTTGTAGAGAAAGCAGTTAAAAATATCACTCCAGCTGATATTATTGCATCTATTAACTACTTCTTTAACCTACTACACGGAGTAGGGAACACAGACGATATTGACCACTTAGGTAACCGTCGCCTTCGTAGTGTAGGGGAATTATTACAAAATCAATTCCGTATTGGTTTATCAAGAATGGAACGCGTTGTACGTGAGCGTATGTCCATTCAAGATGCAAATATGATTACTCCGCAGGCTCTAATTAATATTCGCCCTGTGATTGCGTCTATTAAAGAGTTTTTCGGAAGCTCTCAATTATCTCAATTTATGGACCAGACAAATCCATTAGCAGAATTGACGCATAAAAGACGTCTTTCAGCACTTGGACCTGGTGGTCTAACACGTGAACGTGCAGGGTTTGAAGTGCGAGACGTACACTACTCTCACTATGGTCGTATGTGTCCAATCGAAACGCCAGAGGGACCGAACATCGGGTTAATCAACTCGCTTTCTAGTTATGCGAAAGTGAACGAATTTGGCTTTATGGAAACACCATATCGTAAGGTAGACCATGAATCTGGAAGAGTAAGTCCGCAGTTTGATTACTTAACTGCAGACGAAGAAGATAATTATGTTGTAGCTCAGGCGAATGCGAAGTTAGATGAAAACGGGGCATTTGTTGATGAAAATATTATTTGTCGTTTCCGTGGTGAAAACATTATTGTTCCACGTGACCGAGTAGACTACATGGACGTATCTCCAAAGCAAGTTGTATCAGCTGCGACAGCATGTATTCCGTTCTTAGAAAATGACGACTCTAACCGTGCATTAATGGGAGCGAACATGCAACGTCAAGCCGTTCCGCTATTAGAGCCGGAATCACCTCTTGTAGGTACTGGAATGGAATATGTTTCTGCTAAGGACTCTGGTGCAGCAGTCGTTTCGAAAACGAAGGGGCGCATAGAAAGAGTCTCAGGTAAATATGTACAACTTCGTAAGATTGAAGAAGTCGACGGAAAAGAAGTAGAAACAGATGTCGTACGCTACAATCTTCAAAAGTTTGAGCGTTCAAACCAAGGTACTTGCTATAATCAACGTCCGATTGTCAGTGAAGGGAACATCGTATCAAAAGGAGAAATCCTTGCTGACGGACCATCCATGGAAAAAGGTGAAATGGCCTTAGGACGTAACGTTATGGTTGGTTTCATGACTTGGGAAGGTTACAACTATGAGGATGCGATCATTTTAAGTGAACGCCTCGTAAAAGATGATGTATATACTTCAATTCATATTGAAGAGTATGAATCAGAAGCCCGCGATACTAAGTTAGGACCTGAAGAGATCACACGTGATATTCCAAACGTTGGTGAAGATGCACTGAAGAACCTTGACGAACGTGGAATTATTCGAGTGGGTGCGGAAGTAAAAGACGGAGATATCCTTGTTGGTAAGGTAACACCTAAAGGGGTTACTGAGTTAACAGCAGAAGAGCGTCTATTACATGCGATTTTCGGGGAAAAGGCTCGTGAAGTACGAGATACATCACTACGTGCACCACATGGTGGAGACGGAATTGTCTTAGACGTTAAAGTCTTCAATCGTGAAGATGGCGATGAACTGCCTCCTGGAGTTAATCAATTAGTACGTGTTTATATCGTACAGAAAAGAAAGATTAACGAAGGTGACAAGATGGCTGGACGTCACGGTAACAAAGGTGTAATTTCTCGTATTTTACCAGAGGAAGATATGCCTTATTTACCAGATGGCACTCCAATCGACATCATGTTAAACCCTCTTGGTGTACCATCACGTATGAACATCGGGCAAGTACTTGAGATGCACTTAGGAATGGCAGCGAGAAACTTAGGTATTCACGTAGCTAGTCCAGTATTTGATGGTGCTCGTGAAGAAGATGTATGGAGTACTCTTGATGAGGCAGGTATGGCACGCGATGGTAAAACCGTTTTATATGACGGACGTACTGGAGAGCCATTCGATAACCGTGTGTCTGTTGGGATCATGTACATGATTAAACTTGCACACATGGTTGATGATAAGTTACATGCTCGTTCAACTGGACCATACTCACTTGTTACTCAGCAGCCGTTAGGTGGTAAAGCACAGTTCGGGGGACAGCGTTTTGGTGAGATGGAGGTTTGGGCACTTGAAGCATATGGTGCAGCTTATACATTACAAGAGATTCTAACCGTTAAGTCCGATGATGTTGTTGGACGTGTGAAAACGTATGAAGCGATTGTAAAAGGTGAAAATGTACCTGAGCCAGGTGTACCAGAGTCATTCAAAGTTCTCATCAAGGAACTTCAAAGCTTAGGTATGGACGTGAAGATGCTATCAAGCAATGAAGAGGAAATAGAAATGCTTGAACTTGATGATGAAGAAGAACAAGGGAATGACAAGTTGAATTTAAACCTTGAGTCCGGTGAATCAAACGGTTAATGGGAGAACTTGAATGCTGAAAGGGAGGTTAGCCCCTTGATAGATGTGAATAACTTTGAGTATATGAAAATTGGTCTTGCATCTCCGGACAAGATTCGCTCTTGGTCTAGAGGTGAAGTGAAAAAACCAGAGACCATTAACTATCGTACGTTAAAGCCTGAAAAAGATGGATTGTTTTGTGAACGTATTTTTGGACCGCAAAAAGACTGGGAATGTCATTGTGGGAAGTATAAGCGAGTACGCTACAAAGGTGTCGTTTGTGATCGTTGTGGTGTAGAGGTAACTCGCGCAAAAGTACGCCGTGAGCGAATGGGGCACATTGAATTAGCTGCCCCGGTCTCTCATATTTGGTACTTCAAAGGGATCCCAAGTCGTATGGGTCTTGTCTTAGACATGTCTCCGCGTTCTCTTGAGGAAGTTATTTATTTCGCTTCCTATGTAGTAACCGATACTGGGGATACACCATTAGAACTTAAACAACTTCTTTCAGAAAAAGAATATCGTACGTATCGTGAAAAATACGGTCGTTCCTTTACAGCCCAAATGGGGGCAGAGGCGATCCGTAAATTGTTACAAGATATAGACTTAGATAAAGAAGTAAATATGTTGAAAGAAGAGCTCGTTACAGCTCAAGGTCAACGTCGAACTCGTGCTATCAAACGACTAGAAGTGCTAGAGGCATTCCGTAATTCAGGGAACAACCCGGCATGGATGATCATGGATGTTTTACCAGTCATTCCACCAGAATTACGTCCAATGGTTCAATTAGATGGTGGAAGATTCGCGACGTCTGACTTAAACGACTTATATCGTCGTGTGATTAACCGAAACAATCGATTAAAGCGCCTATTAGATCTTGGGGCACCAAGCATTATCGTTCAAAACGAAAAGCGTATGCTTCAAGAAGCTGTTGATGCTTTAATTGATAACGGGCGACGCGGTCGTCCTGTAACAGGACCGGGTAACCGTCCGCTAAAATCTCTTTCTCATATGCTGAAGGGGAAACAAGGTCGTTTCCGTCAAAACTTACTTGGTAAACGTGTAGACTACTCTGGTCGTTCTGTTATCGTGGTAGGACCACACTTGAAGATGTATCAATGTGGTTTACCTAAAGAAATGGCACTTGAATTATTTAAACCTTTTGTAATGAAAGAGCTTGTTAGCAAAGGTTTAGCTCACAATATTAAGAGTGCAAAACGTAAAGTTGAGCGAGTGCAACCGGAAGTTTGGGATGTATTAGAAGAAGTCATTAAAGAACATCCGGTCCTTTTAAACCGTGCGCCAACGTTACACAGACTAGGGATTCAAGCATTTGAACCGACATTAGTAGAAGGTCGTGCGATTAAGCTTCACCCACTCGTATGTACTGCTTATAACGCAGACTTTGACGGTGACCAAATGGCGGTGCACGTTCCATTATCTGCAGAAGCCCAAGCAGAGTCTCGTTTACTTATGCTTGCAGCTCAAAACATCTTAAACCCTAAAGACGGTAAACCAGTTGTTACGCCGTCTCAAGATATGGTATTAGGAAACTACTACTTAACTCTTGAGCGTAAAGGGGCAATTGGAGAAGGTAACATTTACAAAGATGCAGACGAAGCACTTACTGCGTATCGAAATGGACATGTCCACCTTCATACGAGAGTGGCTATCCCTGTTGGATCTCTTGGGAAAACGAACTTCAAGGAAGAACACGAAGGTAAATTACTCCTAACTTCCGTAGGGAAAATTATTTTTAATGAAATTCTCCCAGGATCGTTTCCATATGTAAATGAACCAACTGCAACAAACTTAGAGATTGAAACACCTGATAAATACATTGTTCCATCTGGCACAGATGTTAAAAAAGAATACGAAAACAGAGATGTTGTCGCACCATTTAAGAAAGGTTTCTTAGGTGACATTATCGCTGAAGTATTTAAGAAATTTAAAGTATCTCAAACGTCTGTCATGCTTGATAAGATGAAGGATCTAGGTTTCCACTACTCCACAAAAGCCGGTATTACAATCGGTGTATCTGACATTGTTGTATTGAAGGATAAGCAAGAAATCCTTGACGATGCAGAGAAAAAAGTGGACCGTGTCGTAAAGCAGTTCCGACGAGGTTTAATTACTGAAGAGGAACGTTATGACAAAGTCATCGAAGTGTGGAGTGCAGCAAAAGACGAGATCCAAAATCGATTAATGGGAACACTTGAAGATACGAACCCAATCTTTATGATGAGTGATTCCGGAGCTCGTGGTAACGCATCAAACTTTACGCAACTTGCTGGTATGCGTGGTCTGATGGCGAATCCGTCTGGTCGTATTATTGAACTTCCAATCAAATCAAGTTTCCGTGAAGGTTTAACAGTACTTGAGTACTTTATCTCTACGCACGGTGCGCGTAAAGGTCTAGCCGATACAGCCTTGAAGACTGCCGATTCAGGTTACTTAACACGTCGTCTTGTAGATGTTGCACAAGATGTGATCGTTCGTGAAGATGACTGCGGTACAGATCGTGGACTAAAGGTTGCGGCAATTACTGAAGGTACAGAAGTAATTGAACCGTTATACGACCGCCTTGTTGGTCGTGTGGCGTTTAATACAATTAAGCATCCTGAGACAGGTGAAGTATTAGTAGAAAAAGATGTTGAAATGGATGAAGATTCTGCTAAAGTCGTAGAAGATGCAGGAGTAGAGTCTGTTGTCATTCGTTCGGCATTTACTTGTGATACTAAACATGGCGTTTGTAAAAGATGTTATGGTCGAAACTTAGCAACAGGTGCTGAAGTTGAGGTTGGAGAAGCGGTTGGTATCATTGCTGCTCAATCAATTGGTGAACCAGGTACTCAGTTAACAATGCGTACATTCCATACAGGTGGGGTAGCAGGAGATGATATTACCCAAGGTTTACCGCGTATCCAGGAACTGTTTGAAGCACGTAACCCGAAAGGTCAGGCTGTTATTTCAGAGATCGAAGGGGCAGTTAGCGACATTAAAGAAGTAAATGAAAAGAAAGAAATTGTCGTACAAGGTGAAATTGAAACACGTAACTACGTTGCGCCATACGGTGCTAGAATGAAAGTAGAAGTTGGCGATCAAGTGAAACCAGGTCAAGAACTTACAGAAGGTTCAATTGACCCTAAAGAATTACTTTTAGTTTCTGGTGTACAAGGTGTACAAGAATATCTCTTACGCGAGGTACAAAAAGTTTATCGTATGCAAGGGGTAGAAATCGGAGATAAACACGTAGAGGTTATGGTACGTCAAATGCTTCGAAAGATCCGTGTTGTCGATGCTGGAGATACAGAAGTATTACCAGGATCCCTTGTTGAAGTGCATCAATTCAATGAAGCGAACAAAGATATTCTATTGCGTGGAGGTACTCCGGCAATGGGAACTCCTGTCTTACTCGGTATTACAAAAGCATCCCTTGAGACAGATTCATTCTTATCTGCTGCTTCTTTCCAAGAAACGACACGAGTTCTTACTGATGCAGCTATCAAAGGTAAGAGAGACGAACTTGTCGGCTTGAAAGAAAACGTCATTATCGGTAAACTTGTTCCTGCAGGAACAGGAATGCAACGATATCGCAAGATCACTTCAACGAATGTTGAAGAGGAAGCGACAGATGAAATGGTAGAAGAAGTATCTATTCAAGAATAAATGCAAATTAATGTTGACACGCGTTGATTACGATGGTAATATATCAAAGTGTGCCAAACACCTGATGCTTTGGAGGATGAAAAATGTCTTATGAAAAAGTAGACCAGGCAAACGAAAAAGTCGTCGGCACGAAACAGACGCTTAAAGCACTGGAAAATCAACAGGTTATAGAGCTGGTCGTTGCAGAAGATGCAGATCCGAAGGTTTTGCATAAAGCAGTGAAACTAGCCGAATCACAAGGTATTCCAATTATTAATGTCGATTCTATGAAAAAGCTTGGAAAAGCTTGTGGAATTGATGTGAATGCAGCGATTGTTGCCTTGAAAAAGTAAAAATAAGTTTTTGCCTATTGGCCTTCCTTTAGGCAAAAACTTTCCTTTTACACAATTATGAACCACCTGGACCAGTGGGCTTAAATAAATCATAGATGAAAGGAGGATATCGCATGCCTACTATTAATCAATTAGTGCGTAAAGGTCGTAAAGCGAAAGTAGAAAAATCCGACTCGCCAGCATTGAACAAAGGGTACAACAGTTTCAAGAAAGTACAAACGAACCAAAGTTCTCCACAAAAACGTGGTGTATGTACTCGTGTTGGAACTATGACACCTAAGAAACCAAACTCTGCCCTTCGTAAATATGCTCGTGTGCGTCTAACTAACCAAATTGAAGTAACGGCATATATTCCTGGTATTGGACACAACCTTCAAGAACACAGTGTTGTACTTATTCGTGGAGGACGTGTGAAAGACTTACCGGGGGTACGTTACCACATCGTACGTGGTGCTCTTGACACTGCAGGTGTTGAGAACCGTGGACAAGGTCGTTCTAAATATGGAACTAAGAGACCTAAAAAATAATGCGTCAATCATGCGCTAAAAATTAATGATTTCGTGAAAGGAGGGAACCTTATGCCTCGTAAAGGACCTGTACCTCGCAGAGATGTATTACCTGATCCGATTTACAACTCAAAGTTAGTAACTCGCTTAATCAACCGTATTATGGTTGACGGTAAAAGAGGTAAAGCACAAACTATTCTTTATAAAGCATTTGAACTAGTACAAGAACGTACTGGTAATGACCCACAAGAAGTATTCGAACAAGCGTTAAAAAACATTATGCCAGTTCTTGAAGTTAAAGCTCGCCGTGTTGGTGGTGCTAACTATCAAGTACCGATCGAAGTTAAACCTGATCGTCGTACGACTTTAGGACTTCGTTGGTTAGTGAGCTACGCTCGCCTTCGTGGTGAAAAAACGATGGAAGAGCGTCTTGCAAATGAAATTATGGACGCAGCGAATAACACGGGTGCAGCTGTGAAGAAGCGTGAAGACACTCACCGCATGGCTGAAGCAAACAAAGCATTTGCTCATTATCGCTGGTAAGTAATATACTCCCTTAGCTCCACCTTAGGAAACTAAGGGTGAATATACAGCCGGGGGAAGAGTGAAGGAGGGGATTCCCTTCCTTTAACTACATACCCTGAAATAAAATAACATCTTCACTAAGGAAGGAGAAATTGACCAATGGGAAGAGAGTTCTCCTTGGAAAAAACACGTAATATCGGTATCATGGCACACATCGATGCCGGTAAAACGACAGCAACGGAAAGAGTTCTTTTCTACACTGGGCGTATCCATAAAATCGGTGAAACACACGAAGGTGCTTCTCAAATGGACTGGATGGAGCAGGAACAAGAGCGTGGTATTACAATCACATCTGCTGCGACAACAGCTCAATGGAAAGAACACCGTATTAATATCATCGATACACCTGGACACGTAGACTTCACTGTAGAAGTTGAGCGTTCTTTACGTGTACTTGACGGTGCAGTTGCAGTACTCGATGCTCAATCTGGTGTAGAGCCACAAACTGAAACAGTTTGGCGCCAAGCAACAACGTACCATGTACCACGAATTGTTTTCGTAAACAAAATGGACAAGATCGGTGCAGATTTCATTTATTCATTAAGCACATTGCATGACCGCCTCGGTGCGAACGCAGCTGCGATTCAGTTACCAATCGGTGCTGAAGATGACTTCGAAGGTATTATTGATCTTGTTGACATGCAAGCTTACTTCTATATGGATGACTTAGGAACTCGTAGTGAAGCACGTGAAATTCCTGAAGAGTATAAAGCTCAAGCGGAAGAGTATCGTGAGAAACTAGTTGAAGCAGTTTCTGAGCTTGATGAAGAGCTTATGATGAAGTACCTAGAAGGTGAAGAAATTACTGTCGATGAGCTAAAAGCGGCGATTCGTAAAGGTACTTGTAATGTTGAATTTTACCCAGTTCTTTGTGGTTCAGCATTCAAAAACAAAGGTGTTCAACTAATGATTGACGCAGTAATCGACTACTTACCGTCACCATTAGATGTACCTGCAATTCAAGGTCACGTTCCTGGAAACGAAGAAGAAACTATTGAGCGTAAAGCGGATGACAACGAGCCATTCTCAGCATTGGCATTTAAAGTTGCAACTGACCCTTACGTTGGTAAGCTTACTTTCTTCCGTGTTTACTCAGGTACAGTTAATGCTGGTTCTTATGTTAAGAACGCAACGAAAAACAAGCGTGAAAGAATGGGACGTATCCTACAAATGCACGCGAACCACCGTGAAGAGATCCCAACATGTTTTGCTGGAGATATCGCTGGCGGTGTAGGTTTAAAAGATACTTCTACTGGTGATACTCTATGTGATGAAAAGGATCTTGTTATTCTTGAGTCTATGGAATTCCCAGAGCCTGTTATCTCATTATCTGTTGAGCCAAAATCTAAGGCTGACCAAGATAAAATGGGTATTGCACTTGCAAAGCTGGCTGAAGAAGACCCTACATTCCAAACGCATACTGATGAAGAAACAGGTCAAACAATCATCGCTGGTATGGGTGAACTTCACCTTGACATCATCGTTGACCGTTTGAAACGTGAATTCAAAGTTGAAGCGAATGTTGGTGCTCCTCAAGTATCATATCGTGAATCAATTCGCCAAGCTGCTCAATGTGAAGGTAAATTCGTACGTCAATCCGGTGGTCGTGGACAATACGGTCACG
The Bacillus shivajii DNA segment above includes these coding regions:
- the rpoC gene encoding DNA-directed RNA polymerase subunit beta': MIDVNNFEYMKIGLASPDKIRSWSRGEVKKPETINYRTLKPEKDGLFCERIFGPQKDWECHCGKYKRVRYKGVVCDRCGVEVTRAKVRRERMGHIELAAPVSHIWYFKGIPSRMGLVLDMSPRSLEEVIYFASYVVTDTGDTPLELKQLLSEKEYRTYREKYGRSFTAQMGAEAIRKLLQDIDLDKEVNMLKEELVTAQGQRRTRAIKRLEVLEAFRNSGNNPAWMIMDVLPVIPPELRPMVQLDGGRFATSDLNDLYRRVINRNNRLKRLLDLGAPSIIVQNEKRMLQEAVDALIDNGRRGRPVTGPGNRPLKSLSHMLKGKQGRFRQNLLGKRVDYSGRSVIVVGPHLKMYQCGLPKEMALELFKPFVMKELVSKGLAHNIKSAKRKVERVQPEVWDVLEEVIKEHPVLLNRAPTLHRLGIQAFEPTLVEGRAIKLHPLVCTAYNADFDGDQMAVHVPLSAEAQAESRLLMLAAQNILNPKDGKPVVTPSQDMVLGNYYLTLERKGAIGEGNIYKDADEALTAYRNGHVHLHTRVAIPVGSLGKTNFKEEHEGKLLLTSVGKIIFNEILPGSFPYVNEPTATNLEIETPDKYIVPSGTDVKKEYENRDVVAPFKKGFLGDIIAEVFKKFKVSQTSVMLDKMKDLGFHYSTKAGITIGVSDIVVLKDKQEILDDAEKKVDRVVKQFRRGLITEEERYDKVIEVWSAAKDEIQNRLMGTLEDTNPIFMMSDSGARGNASNFTQLAGMRGLMANPSGRIIELPIKSSFREGLTVLEYFISTHGARKGLADTALKTADSGYLTRRLVDVAQDVIVREDDCGTDRGLKVAAITEGTEVIEPLYDRLVGRVAFNTIKHPETGEVLVEKDVEMDEDSAKVVEDAGVESVVIRSAFTCDTKHGVCKRCYGRNLATGAEVEVGEAVGIIAAQSIGEPGTQLTMRTFHTGGVAGDDITQGLPRIQELFEARNPKGQAVISEIEGAVSDIKEVNEKKEIVVQGEIETRNYVAPYGARMKVEVGDQVKPGQELTEGSIDPKELLLVSGVQGVQEYLLREVQKVYRMQGVEIGDKHVEVMVRQMLRKIRVVDAGDTEVLPGSLVEVHQFNEANKDILLRGGTPAMGTPVLLGITKASLETDSFLSAASFQETTRVLTDAAIKGKRDELVGLKENVIIGKLVPAGTGMQRYRKITSTNVEEEATDEMVEEVSIQE
- a CDS encoding 50S ribosomal protein L7ae-like protein codes for the protein MSYEKVDQANEKVVGTKQTLKALENQQVIELVVAEDADPKVLHKAVKLAESQGIPIINVDSMKKLGKACGIDVNAAIVALKK
- the rpsL gene encoding 30S ribosomal protein S12, with amino-acid sequence MPTINQLVRKGRKAKVEKSDSPALNKGYNSFKKVQTNQSSPQKRGVCTRVGTMTPKKPNSALRKYARVRLTNQIEVTAYIPGIGHNLQEHSVVLIRGGRVKDLPGVRYHIVRGALDTAGVENRGQGRSKYGTKRPKK
- the rpsG gene encoding 30S ribosomal protein S7 → MPRKGPVPRRDVLPDPIYNSKLVTRLINRIMVDGKRGKAQTILYKAFELVQERTGNDPQEVFEQALKNIMPVLEVKARRVGGANYQVPIEVKPDRRTTLGLRWLVSYARLRGEKTMEERLANEIMDAANNTGAAVKKREDTHRMAEANKAFAHYRW